From the genome of Ziziphus jujuba cultivar Dongzao chromosome 6, ASM3175591v1, one region includes:
- the LOC107429899 gene encoding glutamate--cysteine ligase, chloroplastic: MALISRTGSLHCFRTKIIRSEYGQNVILSMVNNVDAYKMKGNFVGCSSLSYNSAKKSHILHINCGGAGWKRGHSVIVGASPPTEDAVVATKPLTKEDLVGYLASGCKPKEKWRIGTEHEKFGFEFGTLRPMRYEQIADLLNGIAERFDWDKIMEGEYIIGLKQGKQSISLEPGGQFELSGAPLETLHQTCAEVNSHLYQVKAVAEEMGIGFLGIGFQPKWGIKDIPVMPKGRYEIMKNYMPKVGSLGLDMMFRTCTVQVNLDFSSEADMIRKFRAGLALQPIATALFANSPFTEGKPNGFVSMRSHIWTDTDRNRTGMLPFVFDDSFGFEQYVDYALDVPMYFVYREKKYIDCTGMTFRDFLAGRLPCIPGELPTLDDWENHLTTIFPEVRLKRYLEMRGADGGPWRRLCALPAFWVGILYDEVSLQNVLDLTADWMQEERQMLRNKVPVTGLKTPFRDGLLRHVAEDVLKLAKDGLERRGFKESGFLNEVAEVVRTGVTPAEKLLELYNGKWGQNIDPVFEELLY, translated from the exons ATGGCGCTCATATCACGGACAGGTTCATTGCACTGCTTCCGAACCAAGATAATTCGGAGTGAGTATGGACAGAATGTGATTTTGAGTATGGTAAACAATGTGGATGCATACAAGATGAAGGGAAACTTTGTTGGTTGCTCATCCTTATCATATAATTCTGCCAAGAAGTCGCATATTTTGCATATAAACTGTGGAGGGGCAGGGTGGAAACGAGGGCATAGTGTGATTGTTGGTGCAAGTCCTCCAACAGAAGATGCTGTAGTTGCCACAAAGCCCCTGACAAAAGAGGATCTTGTAGGGTACTTGGCATCTGGATGCAAGCCTAAGGAGAAATGGAG AATAGGTACAGAACATGAGAAATTTGGTTTTGAGTTTGGAACTTTACGGCCAATGAGATATGAACAAATAGCAGATTTGCTCAATGGAATTGCTGAGAGATTTGATTGGGATAAAATAATGGAGGGTGAATACATTATTGGACTCAAGCAG GGCAAGCAAAGCATATCACTGGAGCCAGGTGGTCAGTTTGAGCTTAGTGGTGCTCCTCTTGAAACGTTACATCAAACTTGTGCTGAAGTTAACTCTCACCTTTATCAG GTTAAAGCCGTAGCCGAGGAAATGGGCATTGGATTTCTGGGAATTGGTTTCCAGCCTAAATGGGGAATTAAAGACATACCTGTGATGCCCAAG GGAAGATATGAGATTATGAAAAATTACATGCCCAAAGTTGGCTCACTTGGACTTGATATGATGTTTAGGACATGCACTGTACAG GTTAATTTGGACTTTAGTTCAGAAGCAGACATGATAAGAAAGTTTCGTGCTGGTCTTGCTTTGCAGCCT ATAGCAACAGCTCTATTTGCAAATTCTCCATTCACTGAAGGAAAGCCGAATGGCTTTGTTAGCATGAGAAG CCATATTTGGACAGACACTGATAGGAACCGCACTGGCATGCTTCCCTTTGTTTTTGACGACTCATTTGG GTTTGAGCAGTATGTTGATTATGCTCTTGATGTCCCAATGTATTTTGTGTATCGGGAAAAGAAGTATATTGACTGTACTGGAATGACCTTCCGG GACTTTTTGGCAGGAAGACTTCCTTGTATTCCAGGAGAACTCCCAACTCTAGACGATTGGGAGAATCATTTGACAACAATATTTCCAGAG GTCAGGCTGAAGAGGTACTTGGAAATGAGGGGTGCTGATGGAGGACCTTGGAGAAGATTATGTGCTTTGCCAGCATTTTGG GTCGGTATATTATATGATGAGGTTTCACTACAAAACGTTTTAGACTTGACAGCAGATTGGATGCAGGAAGAAAGACAGATGTTGAGGAATAAG gTGCCAGTGACTGGTCTAAAGACACCATTCCGTGATGGCTTGCTCCGCCATGTTGCAGAAGATGTTTTGAAGTTGGCAAAG GATGGTCTGGAACGGAGAGGGTTTAAGGAGTCAGGTTTCTTGAATGAGGTGGCCGAGGTGGTTAGAACAG GTGTAACACCCGCTGAGAAGCTACTGGAGTTGTATAATGGGAAATGGGGACAAAATATAGATCCTGTGTTTGAGGAGCTACTCTACTAA
- the LOC107429884 gene encoding RNA polymerase I termination factor: MGKKVHTEKGHKSEMNKETKFETKEDGEEFLRIKKKAQIVSIDGEDDEVKEASKESHMGGDGVKQSKEKKKKHKDKKKDGVNGVSALNGYFEDNTMDELVERQRDTSKTNGKEGGANMNKKRKREKVGDIVVKNDVTNGVKLTKERNHSPGKIREELMLVRKENSDEILEDNKMSEVSEGQNSYECWDIAEMNNEEERGKRNRKKRKKEKLDGDLAGGLKSDGIEMEKSDERITKKSEFAHKEKKKTKKKYQENDSAAGLQDAVAEKLDDENFGIQDGRNVENEVNVGLIQSCIADVVNAEDGYKAKKAKSDKHGSKDKKNNFKGDKQVSDGSVCKGKKKTKNGVGMSTISENAALEGSSKRVTFAENVEVFSSCNSPRGGNDAENVEFSSSSDSSGDETDYNGDVLIQGKRYSPKEDKMILKAVNKYIKEHGLGDDGKDIILHCKKRPEVRGCWKDIAAALPWRTHESVYHRARNLLERGEDRKWTAEEIELIQRFHEKHGPNWRMLADALNKHRIHVKDTFRRIKPANLKKGQWSQEEYQNLFDLVNMDLRMRAFEERKSKHGMLRDAISWEAISEKLSTRNNAACCVKWYSQLGSPMAAEGIWNDTDDYRLVDALSSLDATSMEDVEWDELLEHRSGDLCRKRWNQMVKHIGEHGNKSFADQVEVLTKRYCLDVLEAREVYNSKPIVD, encoded by the coding sequence ATGGGAAAAAAGGTGCATACAGAAAAAGGGCATAAAAGCGAGATGAACAAGGAGACAAAATTTGAAACTAAAGAAGATGGGGAGGAATTTCTCAGGATTAAGAAGAAGGCACAGATAGTTAGCATTGACGGGGAAGATGATGAAGTTAAGGAGGCTTCAAAGGAGAGTCACATGGGAGGAGATGGTGTGAAACAAagtaaagagaagaaaaaaaagcataagGACAAGAAGAAAGATGGGGTTAATGGTGTGTCTGCTTTGAATGGATACTTTGAGGATAACACAATGGATGAGCTAGTTGAGAGGCAGAGAGACACTTCAAAGACAAATGGAAAGGAAGGAGGTGCCAACATGAATAAAAAGAGGAAGAGGGAGAAAGTGGGTGATATTGTGGTGAAGAACGATGTGACTAATGGGGTAAAGCtcacaaaagaaagaaatcacTCTCCTGGGAAAATCAGGGAAGAGCTCATGTTGGTGAGGAAGGAGAATTCAGATGAAATACTTGAGGATAACAAAATGAGTGAGGTATCTGAGGGGCAGAATAGCTATGAATGTTGGGACATtgctgaaatgaacaatgaggAAGAAAGGGGCAAAAGAAAtaggaagaaaaggaagaaggagaagtTGGATGGTGATCTGGCAGGTGGACTAAAAAGTGATGGAATAGAAATGGAGAAGTCAGATGAGAGAATCACAAAAAAGAGTGAGTTTGCAcataaggagaagaagaagacgaagaagaaatACCAGGAAAATGATTCAGCAGCTGGATTGCAGGATGCTGTGGCTGAGAAACTGGACgatgaaaattttggaattcaaGATGGTAGGAATGTCGAAAATGAAGTTAATGTAGGTTTGATTCAGAGCTGCATTGCAGATGTTGTTAATGCAGAAGATGGATACAAAGCCAAAAAGGCAAAGTCAGATAAACATGGCAGCAAGGACAAGAAGAATAATTTTAAGGGAGATAAACAAGTTTCAGATGGCAGTGTGtgtaaaggaaaaaagaaaaccaaaaatggTGTTGGGATGTCTACAATTTCTGAAAATGCAGCACTCGAAGGATCATCTAAAAGAGTAACTTTTGCTGAAAATGTGGAGGTGTTTTCATCATGTAATTCTCCTCGTGGTGGAAATGATGCTGAAAATGTGGAGTTTTCTTCATCATCTGATTCTTCAGGTGATGAAACTGATTATAACGGAGATGTATTAATACAAGGTAAGCGGTATTCCCCGAAAGAAGATAAGATGATTCTGAAAGCagttaataaatacataaaagaaCATGGCTTAGGTGATGATGGCAAGGACATCATTCTCCACTGTAAAAAACGCCCTGAAGTGAGAGGTTGTTGGAAGGACATAGCGGCAGCCTTACCTTGGAGGACTCATGAAAGCGTATATCATCGAGCCCGCAATTTGCTTGAAAGAGGAGAAGATCGTAAATGGACCGCTGAAGAAATTGAACTTATTCAAAGGTTCCACGAGAAACATGGACCAAATTGGAGGATGTTGGCTGATGCACTTAATAAACATAGAATTCATGTCAAGGATACTTTTCGCAGAATTAAGCCGGCCAATTTAAAGAAAGGTCAGTGGTCTCAAGAGGAGTACCAGAATTTGTTTGATTTGGTAAACATGGATCTGCGTATGAGAGCTTTTGAAGAAAGAAAATCTAAGCATGGCATGTTGCGAGATGCTATTTCCTGGGAAGCAATTAGTGAGAAGCTCTCCACCAGAAACAATGCTGCCTGCTGCGTGAAGTGGTACAGCCAGTTAGGATCGCCAATGGCAGCTGAAGGAATATGGAATGATACTGATGATTATCGTCTCGTTGATGCTCTGTCGAGCTTGGATGCTACCTCCATGGAGGATGTGGAGTGGGATGAGTTGCTGGAGCATAGATCTGGAGATCTATGTCGAAAGAGATGGAATCAAATGGTCAAACATATTGGTGAACATGGGAACAAGTCATTTGCTGACCAAGTTGAAGTTTTAACAAAACGTTATTGTCTTGATGTACTGGAAGCGAGGGAGGTGTATAATAGCAAACCTATAGTTGATTGA